The Panicum virgatum strain AP13 chromosome 5K, P.virgatum_v5, whole genome shotgun sequence genome has a window encoding:
- the LOC120709193 gene encoding receptor-like cytoplasmic kinase 185 isoform X1 has translation MSCFVCFESAHDGEADKPAAADAKDSRKDGPPDRGVVRVGSDKSRSQGGSDSKKDIIIHRDGNSQNIAAQTFTFRELAAATKNFRQDCLLGEGGFGRVYKGRLENGQAVAVKQLDRNGLQGNREFLVEVLMLSLLHHTNLVNLIGYCADGDQRLLVYEFMPLGSLEDHLHDLPPDKEALDWNTRMKIAAGAAKGLEYLHDKASPPVIYRDFKSSNILLGEGFHPKLSDFGLAKLGPVGDKTHVSTRVMGTYGYCAPEYAMTGQLTVKSDVYSFGVVFLELITGRKAIDNTRPQGEQNLVAWARPLFKDRRKFPKMADPMLQGRFPMRGLYQALAVAAMCLQEQGTTRPHIGDVVTALSYLASQAYDPNAPVQHSRSNSSTPRARNPAGWNDDQRNMRSPNRHSPDLRRREAARASKYGAEVSRTSSTGNSGRRSGLDDLDMTGSQVGSPAQTGRRKTPRAADRQCAIAEAKMWGEYSRERSNGHGSFDSTNE, from the exons ATGAGCTGCTTCGTGTGCTTCGAATCGGCCCACGATGGGGAGGCCGacaagcccgccgccgccgacgccaaggACTCGCGCAAGGACGGGCCGCCGGATCGCGGGGTGGTCAGGGTCGGATCAG atAAATCTAGATCACAGGGTGGATCAGACTCTAAGAAGGACATCATTATCCATAGAGATGGGAACAGTCAAAATATTGCAGCACAGACTTTCACTTTTCGTGAACTTGCTGCTGCCACAAAGAACTTCAGGCAAGATTGCTTATTAGGGGAGGGAGGTTTTGGCCGTGTATATAAAGGACGTTTGGAGAATGGGCAG GCTGTTGCTGTGAAGCAACTTGATCGTAATGGTCTCCAAGGAAATAGGGAATTTCTGGTTGAGGTTCTCATGCTCAGTCTCTTACATCACACTAACCTGGTCAATCTAATTGGCTACTGTGCTGATGGTGACCAACGCCTTCTTGTTTACGAGTTTATGCCGTTGGGGTCACTAGAAGATCATCTGCATG ATCTGCCACCAGATAAAGAAGCTCTTGATTGGAACACACGGATGAAGATAGCCGCAGGTGCTGCTAAGGGCTTAGAGTACCTTCATGACAAGGCAAGCCCTCCTGTTATTTACAGGGATTTCAAGTCATCAAACATTCTTCTTGGAGAAGGATTTCACCCGAAGCTATCGGACTTTGGCCTTGCAAAACTTGGTCCAGTTGGTGACAAGACACACGTTTCAACACGTGTGATGGGTACATATGGCTACTGTGCCCCAGAATATGCAATGACAGGGCAGCTCACAGTTAAGTCCGATGTTTATAGCTTTGGTGTTGTGTTCCTTGAACTGATCACAGGGCGCAAAGCAATTGACAACACCAGACCCCAGGGGGAGCAGAACCTAGTGGCATGG GCTCGTCCACTGTTTAAGGACCGCAGGAAGTTCCCTAAAATGGCTGATCCAATGCTTCAGGGCCGCTTCCCCATGAGGGGTCTATATCAAGCATTAGCTGTtgctgccatgtgtttgcaagAGCAAGGTACCACACGCCCTCATATAGGGGATGTCGTCACTGCCCTCTCATATCTTGCTTCTCAGGCATATGACCCAAATGCCCCTGTTCAACACAGTCGGAGCAATTCATCTACCCCCAGGGCCAGAAATCCTGCTGGGTGGAATGATGACCAACGCAACATGCGCTCCCCAAACCGCCACTCTCCAGACCTGCGGAGGAGAGAAGCTGCCAGGGCATCAAAGTATGGAGCAGAGGTTAGCAGGACTAGCTCTACTGGCAATTCCGGTCGACGATCGGGATTGGATGACTTGGACATGACAGGTTCACAAGTGGGCAGTCCAGCTCAAACTGGAAGGAGAAAAACTCCTAGGGCCGCTGACAGGCAGTGTGCTATTGCGGAGGCCAAAATGTGGGGGGAATATTCAAGAGAGCGATCAAATGGTCATGGCAGCTTTGACAGCACAAATGAGTAA
- the LOC120709190 gene encoding cytochrome c1-2, heme protein, mitochondrial has product MAAGRGMGISQLLKKAFRLHPSGPFLPSSPRINHEESVGFIGLRALSILGVGASGLLSFATIASADEAEHGLEAPSYPWPHAGILSSYDHASIRRGHQVYQQVCASCHSMSLISYRDLVGVAYTEEETKAMAAEIEVVDGPNDEGEMFTRPGKLSDHFPQPYANEQAARYANGGAYPPDLSLITKARHNGQNYVFALLTGYRDPPAGVSIREGLHYNPYFPGGAIAMPKMLMDGAVEYEDGTPATEAQMGKDVVSFLSWAAEPEMEERKLMGVKWIFLLSLALLQAAYYRRMKWSIFKSRKLVLDVVN; this is encoded by the exons ATGGCTGCTGGGAGGGGCATGGGCATCAGCCAGCTCTTGAAAAAAGCATTTCGCCTCCATCCATCT GGTCCATTTCTGCCTTCTTCACCCCGGATAAATCATGAAGAGTCTGTTGGATTCATTGGACTGAGAGCATTATCTATTCTTGGGGTTGGTGCTTCTGGTCTTTTAAGCTTCGCTACCATAGCATCTGCAGATGAAGCAGAGCACGGATTGGAAGCCCCAAGCTATCCCTGGCCACATGCTGGCATTCTTAGCTCTTATGATCATGCATC AATAAGGCGTGGacatcaagtttatcaacaagTGTGTGCCTCCTGTCACTCGATGTCCTTGATTTCATACCGGGATCTGGTTGGTGTTGCCTATACGGAAGAGGAAACAAAGGCAATGGCTGCTGAGATTGAGGTGGTCGATGGTCCTAATGATGAAGGTGAAATGTTCACACGCCCGGGTAAGCTAAGTGACCATTTTCCACAACCATATGCAAATGAGCAAGCAGCTCGATATGCAAATGGTGGGGCATACCCCCCAGACCTCAGTCTAATCACAAAG GCCAGACACAATGGCCAGAACTACGTTTTTGCTCTGCTCACTGGTTATCGTGATCCACCTGCTGGTGTTTCG ATTCGTGAAGGCTTGCATTACAATCCCTACTTTCCTGGTGGCGCCATCGCGATGCCCAAGATGCTGATGGATGGAGCTGTCGAGTATGAAGATGGAACTCCTGCAACAGAGGCCCAG ATGGGCAAAGATGTTGTCTCATTCTTGTCATGGGCCGCGGAACCTGAGATGGAAGAGAGAAAGCTG ATGGGAGTCAAATGGATTTTCCTGCTCTCGCTCGCTCTTCTGCAAGCTGCATATTACCGGCGCATGAAGTGGTCCATCTTCAAGTCTCGCAAGCTGGTCCTTGATGTGGTTAACTGA
- the LOC120709189 gene encoding probable leucine-rich repeat receptor-like protein kinase At5g49770, whose amino-acid sequence MALPTPVVAGIAAGAAALLLAAVLVAAWFVRRRRRARRDRSSDTGSSEAPPTLAEWGRFGRTSSAPEFHGARQFSLEELAHATKNFAEANLVGAGSFGLVYKGLLLDGTVVAIKRRAGAPRQDFADEVRRLSEIWHRNVVTLIGYCQEGGLQMLVFEYLPNGSVSGHLYDTGKESMTRLEFKQRLSIAIGAAKGLNHLHTLAPPLIHRDFKTSNVLVDENFIAKVSDAGIDRLLRGFEGAAPPNVSVYQDTEVHSLAQLSESSDVYSFGVFLLELITGREAAGLIPPESKEPLAHWMEAHFSSNELIDPRLGGSFTSEGMTELVGLAFQCLNPSARRRPRMRLVAAELDRILEKEMTLTTVMGDGTAIVTLGSQLFTS is encoded by the exons ATGGCATTGCCAACCCCGGTGGTAGCCGGCAttgctgccggcgccgccgcgttgcTGCTGGCGGCCGTCCTGGTCGCGGCGTGGttcgtccggcggcggcgcagggcgcggCGTGACCGGAGCTCCGACACTGGCTCGTCCGAGGCTCCTCCCACGCTGG CGGAGTGGGGCCGGTTCGGCCGGACCTCGTCGGCGCCGGAGTTCCACGGCGCCAGGCAGTTCTCGCTGGAGGAGCTGGCGCACGCCACCAAGAACTTCGCCGAGGCCAATCTGGTGGGCGCCGGGAGCTTCGGCCTGGTGTACAAGGGCCTGCTTCTCGACGGCACCGTCGTCGCCATcaagcgccgcgccggcgcgccgcggcaGGACTTCGCCGACGAG GTCAGGAGGCTATCAGAGATCTGGCACCGCAATGTCGTGACGCTGATCGGATACTGCCAAGAAGGGGGTCTACAGATGCTGGTATTCGAGTACCTGCCCAACGGCAGTGTGAGCGGCCATTTGTACG ACACTGGCAAGGAGTCCATGACAAGGCTGGAGTTCAAGCAAAGGCTCTCCATAGCCATTGGAGCAGCTAAAG GTCTGAATCACCTGCACACCCTGGCGCCTCCGTTGATCCACAGGGATTTCAAGACGAGCAACGTCCTGGTCGACGAGAACTTCATCGCGAAGGTGTCTGACGCCGGAATCGACAGGCTGCTGCGAGGGTTTGAAGGCGCCGCTCCGCCGAATGTCAGCGTCTACCAAGATACAGA GGTACATTCATTGGCCCAGCTTTCTGAAAGCAGCGACGTATACAGCTTTGGGGTTTTTCTTCTGGAGCTGATCACTGGCAGGGAAGCTGCCGGCTTAATTCCACCAGAATCCAAGGAACCTCTTGCTCATTGG ATGGAGGCACATTTCAGCTCGAACGAGCTGATCGACCCGAGGCTGGGAGGGAGCTTCACATCGGAGGGCATGACGGAGCTGGTGGGCCTGGCATTCCAGTGCCTGAACCcctcggcgaggcggcggcccaggatgcggctggtggcggcggagctggaCCGGATCCTGGAGAAGGAGATGACCCTGACCACCGTCATGGGCGACGGCACCGCCATCGTCACGCTCGGCAGCCAGCTCTTCACATCCTGA
- the LOC120709191 gene encoding succinate dehydrogenase subunit 4, mitochondrial-like, which translates to MASRFLTRSKALAHAFSRADAAASSALAGDRSLRALSTLPQDPAAAAADPWPRQPSVCSPIDLSKILGYDRTSRLSGAQVLPRWFSTGASNGSSVQQVQGGASTKVTASSPLEATIAKPRSSPLRTESLKVRANEIVTNSTYYVIPTLLLMSRNSVSTSLMVMSVFHQVFMFHKEILLDYVHNEVTRKWALIYFKILLLIMAKDTIVYFGLV; encoded by the exons ATGGCGTCGCGGTTCCTGACCCGATCCAAAGCCCTAGCGCACGCCTTCTCGCGCGCCGACGCGGCTGCGTCCTCTGCGCTTGCCGGCGACCGGTCTCTCCGTGCGCTCTCCACTCTCCCCCAggacccggccgccgccgccgctgacccGTGGCCGCGGCAACCGTCGGTCTGCTCCCCTATCGACCTCTCCAAG ATTCTAGGGTATGATCGAACATCACGACTCAGTGGCGCACAAGTATTACCTCGTTGGTTTTCTACTGGAGCATCCAATGGATCTTCTGTGCAGCAGGTGCAG GGAGGCGCCTCCACAAAGGTGACAGCATCCAGCCCATTGGAAGCAACTATCGCCAAACCCAGAAGCAGTCCACTGAGAACTGAAAGCTTGAAAGTGAGGGCAAATGAGATAGTTACAAATTCTACATATTACGTGATTCCGACTCTCCTTCTCATGTCAAGGAATAGCGTCAGCACTTCTCTTATGGTCATGTCAGTGTTCCATCAAGTCTTCATGTTCCACAAGGAGATCCTTCTGGATTATGTCCACAATGAGGTTACCAGAAAGTGGGCTTTGATATACTTCAAGATTCTCCTGCTGATCATGGCTAAGGACACAATAGTCTACTTTGGTTTAGTCTAA
- the LOC120709193 gene encoding receptor-like cytoplasmic kinase 185 isoform X2 has product MSCFVCFESAHDGEADKPAAADAKDSRKDGPPDRGVVRVGSDKSRSQGGSDSKKDIIIHRDGNSQNIAAQTFTFRELAAATKNFRQDCLLGEGGFGRVYKGRLENGQAVAVKQLDRNGLQGNREFLVEVLMLSLLHHTNLVNLIGYCADGDQRLLVYEFMPLGSLEDHLHDLPPDKEALDWNTRMKIAAGAAKGLEYLHDKASPPVIYRDFKSSNILLGEGFHPKLSDFGLAKLGPVGDKTHVSTRVMGTYGYCAPEYAMTGQLTVKSDVYSFGVVFLELITGRKAIDNTRPQGEQNLVAWARPLFKDRRKFPKMADPMLQGRFPMRGLYQALAVAAMCLQEQVGAIHLPPGPEILLGGMMTNATCAPQTATLQTCGGEKLPGHQSMEQRLAGLALLAIPVDDRDWMTWT; this is encoded by the exons ATGAGCTGCTTCGTGTGCTTCGAATCGGCCCACGATGGGGAGGCCGacaagcccgccgccgccgacgccaaggACTCGCGCAAGGACGGGCCGCCGGATCGCGGGGTGGTCAGGGTCGGATCAG atAAATCTAGATCACAGGGTGGATCAGACTCTAAGAAGGACATCATTATCCATAGAGATGGGAACAGTCAAAATATTGCAGCACAGACTTTCACTTTTCGTGAACTTGCTGCTGCCACAAAGAACTTCAGGCAAGATTGCTTATTAGGGGAGGGAGGTTTTGGCCGTGTATATAAAGGACGTTTGGAGAATGGGCAG GCTGTTGCTGTGAAGCAACTTGATCGTAATGGTCTCCAAGGAAATAGGGAATTTCTGGTTGAGGTTCTCATGCTCAGTCTCTTACATCACACTAACCTGGTCAATCTAATTGGCTACTGTGCTGATGGTGACCAACGCCTTCTTGTTTACGAGTTTATGCCGTTGGGGTCACTAGAAGATCATCTGCATG ATCTGCCACCAGATAAAGAAGCTCTTGATTGGAACACACGGATGAAGATAGCCGCAGGTGCTGCTAAGGGCTTAGAGTACCTTCATGACAAGGCAAGCCCTCCTGTTATTTACAGGGATTTCAAGTCATCAAACATTCTTCTTGGAGAAGGATTTCACCCGAAGCTATCGGACTTTGGCCTTGCAAAACTTGGTCCAGTTGGTGACAAGACACACGTTTCAACACGTGTGATGGGTACATATGGCTACTGTGCCCCAGAATATGCAATGACAGGGCAGCTCACAGTTAAGTCCGATGTTTATAGCTTTGGTGTTGTGTTCCTTGAACTGATCACAGGGCGCAAAGCAATTGACAACACCAGACCCCAGGGGGAGCAGAACCTAGTGGCATGG GCTCGTCCACTGTTTAAGGACCGCAGGAAGTTCCCTAAAATGGCTGATCCAATGCTTCAGGGCCGCTTCCCCATGAGGGGTCTATATCAAGCATTAGCTGTtgctgccatgtgtttgcaagAGCAAG TCGGAGCAATTCATCTACCCCCAGGGCCAGAAATCCTGCTGGGTGGAATGATGACCAACGCAACATGCGCTCCCCAAACCGCCACTCTCCAGACCTGCGGAGGAGAGAAGCTGCCAGGGCATCAAAGTATGGAGCAGAGGTTAGCAGGACTAGCTCTACTGGCAATTCCGGTCGACGATCGGGATTGGATGACTTGGACATGA
- the LOC120709192 gene encoding putative glutaredoxin-C2, with translation MTTAADGGVATLASQRAVVIFGTSNCCMCHAVKTLFSELGVSWAVCELDKEPRGKDIEKALARMVGRSPPVPAVFIGGKLVGPTDQVMSLHLGGKLVPLLREAGALWL, from the coding sequence atgacgacggcggcggacggcggcgtggcgacGCTGGCGTCGCAGCGCGCGGTGGTGATCTTCGGGACGAGCAACTGCTGCATGTGCCACGCCGTGAAGACGCTCTTCTCGGAGCTGGGCGTGAGCTGGGCGGTGTGCGAGCTGGACAAGGAGCCGAGGGGCAAGGACATCGAGAAGGCGCTGGCGCGCATGGTGGGCCGCAGCCCGCCGGTGCCGGCGGTGTTCATCGGCGGCAAGCTCGTCGGCCCCACCGACCAGGTCATGTCGCTGCACCTCGGGGGGAAGCTCGTGCCGCTCCTGCGCGAGGCCGGCGCCCTGTGGCTGTGA